From the genome of Halobacteriovorax marinus SJ:
TCCAAATGGTGCAAAGTCTTGATAACTGGCCCCATAGCCATGAAGTATAACAATGGCTATCTTAGACTTTCCTTTTTTGACAATGACATCAATATCTTCGATTCTTTCAACTTTCACTTAGGCCTTCTTATATTTTCGTGCTCTCTTTCTATCAGGAAAGCATGTTTGACATAATTCGCACTGAAGACCATCACATTGTCTGGCCGCACAGTACTTTCTTCCAAAGAATATGATTTGTAGATGAAGTTTATTCCATCTATCTTTTGGAAAGCATCTCTTTAAGTCTTTTTCCGTTTCAACAACGTTCTTACCACTTGTAAGTCCCCACTGCTGGGCAAGGCGGTGAATGTGAGTGTCTACTGGAAAGGCTGGAATTCCAAATGACTGGGCCAAGACAACTCCAGCAGTCTTATGACCTACACCTGGAAGTTCTTCTAGGTCTTCGAAGTTATCCGGAACTTCTCCACCATGCTTTTCAATTAGAATTTCACTTAACCTATGAATGGCCTTAGCTTTTCTTGGGGCCAGTCCACAAGGCTTAACAATGGCTTCAATTTCGTCCACAGTTAATTTAACCATATCTTCAGGACACGTTGCTTTTTCAAAAAGTGCAGGCGTCACCTTATTCACTCTCTCATCGGTACATTGAGCCGAGAGCAAGACAGCTATCAATAATGTGAAGGGATTTACATGATCTAAAGGTACAGGAGTCTCCGGAAAGAGCTCCTCTAGTCTCTCATCTATATACGCTGCGCGTTCTTTCTTTGTTTTCATGGGCTAAATTTAACAAATTAAAACTAGATTTTCTAGTCTAAGGAGATCTCCAAGCGACCTAAAAGGCTAGACTTTGAAATTAAATATTGAGTAATTTCATAAAAGAGATCGCTCTCAACTTTCATCACTTGCGAGAGACCCATATAAGTCTCACCTCTAAGTCCACACGGATAAATAGTTCCAAGCACTTTTCTCATTAGGTCATCTTCATATAAATTTAGGGCCAAGCCGTGATAAGTGATAAATTTATGAGAACACAATCCAATAGAGGCCAATTTGGACTCTTCTCTCCAAAGACCTAATAAGTCTTTTTCGCACTCTAGTTTATCAATTTGATAGAGCGACTCCAAAGCAGCTTTCACTTCACGCAGAACTTCATTAAGAAAGTCCATGACTTTCTTCTTATGTCTTTCCAAGCTCAAGATGGGATAGAAGACAAGTTGCCCAGGGTAATGAAATGTTATCCCACCTCCTCTTTTTACGTCGTAGAGAGGAATAGTCATTTCTTTTCTTAAGCTTTCATCAAAATCCACAAGTACTTCATCGGCTTTTGTTCTTCTTTGTAATCCTCTTCCTAGAGTCAAACAGTGGGGATGATTGCAAAAAATGAAAACACGAAGAGACTTATTCTTATAAACTCGCTGTACCATCTCCTCTTGAAAGCGAAGAGCACTTTCATAATTCCAAATATCTTTTATAACAATAAAAGTATTTTCATCTCTTTGATGAATATTACTTAAAGATAAAGAATATGTTGAAAGTTCACTCTCATTAAGAAGCATTAAATTTCATGTCCTTGTTCGCGAAGATGTTTCAGGTAGTCTGCGGCCTTATAGCTGCTTCTCACAAGAGGTCCACTGGCCACAAACTTAAACCCCTTCTCATAGGCGATATTCTTTAACTCTTCAAATTCGGCCGGAGTATAATAGCGCTCAACCGCAAGATGCCTCTGAGTAGGTCTTAAGTATTGACCAAAGGTGATGATGTCACAATTGACCGAGCGAAGATCATCCATACACTCAATCAACTCTTCCATCGTCTCTCCAAGCCCCACCATCAAAGATGTCTTAGTAGAAATATGAGGATAGTTATCTTTATAATATTTTAAACAATTCAAACTCTGTTCATATCCTGCTCTTCTATCTCGAACCACATGAGTGAGTCTTTTTACTGTTTCTACGTTCTGAGCAATAACAAAGGGATTAGATTTCGCCAATGTATCCATATGCTCTTCCACTGCATTAAAATCAGGCACGAGAACTTCAACTAAAGTCTTAGGGTGATTCTCTCTAACAGACTCCACCACATTGGCAAAGTGCGAGGCTCCAAAGTCAGGAAGATCATCTCTATCAACACTTGTAATGACGAGGTAATTAAGTGCCATCACCTTGGCCATATTAGCGGCATTGGCGATTTCCTCCTGATTAATAACCCCTTTAGGATTTCCCGTATCGACATGGCAGAAGCGACAGGCCCTAGTACAAGTACCACCTAGGATCATCATTGTTGCAGTCTTCGCCGCCCAACACTCTGTTAAGTTTGGACAACTCGCCTCTTCGCAAACAGTCCAAATTTTATTATCTCTAAGATTCTTTTTTAGCTCAGTATAATTATCTCCACCCGGAAGCTTAATCTTAAACCAATCAGGCTTTTTTTCTGGCGTTGATTTCTTTTTTGCACGCAAGAGCTCTTGCGCCTTCTCGCGCTTCTCTCTTATCTTCTTTCGCTGTTGTTCGTAGTCGTAGTCCTGCACGTTACTCTTCCTCTAATTTCTTATCAGTATCCCTAATATGCGATAGCGGAGAATAAGTGTAAAGAAACAATGTATACTCAGAATTCTGTCCCCAGCCCTAGGCATTTTATGCCCCCACTACTCCCATTCTTTGGACAAATTGCCACTGACAACTTCCAATTTCTAACAACTTAGCGTTGGCATAGGGATTGCTTTAACAATAGGTGTAAAGGTCATGAAGACCTGTAGTGAAGAAAAGGAGTTTCTATGAAAGTTAAAATGACAACGTTATTACTTATTAAGCCACTCGTCATACTTGCCCTAGTCTTTGCTTTTAAACCAAGTGGAGAGATTGCCAAAACAGAAACTATGACTGATGAAGTCCAAAGTATGAGAGGATACTTTCTTGAAGACCAGAGTATGAAATTGGTCATTACTCACAAGAGAGTTCAAATCTTAAAGGGAAAAATACTTCAATCATCAAATGATATCATCACCAAACATAAGACGAAATTTGTAAAAATGGTAAAAGATTTTAATTTGGCCATCGCAGAGTTTGAGAAATTAACAGAGTATAAGTCAAAGAACTGGAACGAGAGTCGAAAGAAATTCATCGTTCTTATGAAGAATGTTGAAGATCAACAGATGAACCTACACCAGATCTTAAGTCAACGAAAAATGGTCAGTATCTAAGCTCTATTGGCCAAGCTCTGGCTCTTAATGCTATAAAAGGGCCATGAGAAAGTTACTGATTTTTATAATCAAAATATATCAGGTGGCCATTTCACCTCTCTTTGGGAGCAAGTGTCGATTTCATCCAACTTGCTCTCACTACACTCAAGAAGCCCTGGCTACACTTCCTCTATATAAAGCATTCTACTTAAGTTCAAAAAGAATTCTTAAGTGTCATCCTTTTCATAGAGGCGGTTATGATCCAGTTCCTAAAAATTAGTATCGCTTCTATCATTTGTTCAATCACAATCGCTAAGCCCATTGATTTCAAATTAAATAAAGACGAGCTCGTATCTATTAGCTTTAATCCAATATCTAAAGGAAGTGCATTTAACCTCAGTGAAACGCAGGCGATTACACCAGCTTCAACCCTAAAGCTTCTTAGTATGATTTATGCACTAAATACACTTGGAGAGAGTTTTACCTTTAAAACAAAATTCTTCTATTCTGGTGAAATCAAAAATAACACTCTTATTGGAGATCTCTACATAGTTGGTGATGGAGACCCCTACTTTAATCATCCAAGTCTTATTAACTTGGCGATGGCACTTAAGAAATTACGAGTTGAAAAAGTTGAAGGTAATCTTTATTACGATAATACCCTCTTCGCACAAGCCGATTCTATTTCAACTATGGGACTTGGTGACCAAACCTATAATCCAAGCTTAGGAGCACTCAACTCTGAATTTAACCGCTTAAGTCTTTGGACGAGAGCTTCTGAAGTAGAGTCTATTATTCCAGGGCTTCCTGTTAAGATTACAAAAGCACAGCAAGGCTTCTTTCCTACACAAAATTTTAGAAGTAGCGAATCTTCTAATGAATCTTGGTTTTTGAAAAAGGGAGCGAAACTTAAAATCAGAGAAGACCTTCCGGTAAGGGATGCTGGTATGTGGAGTGCTCACTTACTTAACTTTCATCTAAATACGCTTGGGATAAAAGTTAAAAGTATTCAGTCTAAGAAAGCTCCTTCAAAGAATTTAACTCTCATCACTTCTCTTGAGAGCCTCCCTCTTTGGAACCTAGTCTCTCTAACAATGGAATACTCTAATAACCTAATGGCGGAAGCTATTACACTTAGAGCATGTGCTCATAGAAATGTAAGCCCTATAACAATTAAAAATTGTGCTAATGACTATATAAAGTCTCTTGGACTTCCAAAAGACTTAAAAATCTTCAACGCTTCTGGACTATCAGTTGATAACGAAATAAGTGCAAAAATCTTATCTGAATTATTAAAAAATCATTTTTTAAAAGCTTGGAAAAATCATACTTTTTTAAGTCTCTTATCATATTCTGGACAATCCGGATGGATTAGAAATAGACTTGCTTCTCCTGACTATAACTTAAGAGTCTATGCCAAGACAGGCTCTCTAGATTTTGTTAATAATATTGCGGGATATATTAGAACCAAAAGTGGCCTTTGGTATAGTTTTAGTGTTTTACATACACAAGATAAGAAGCGAAATGCTATTAGCCAATTAAATAGAAAGAACTATAAAGTACTAAAAGATCAAACTGATTCATGGAGAAGAAGTTCTCTGGATAGAGTTGATCAGCTATTAGAAAACTTTATTGATAATAATTAAGGATTTTATATGAGTGATTTTATTTCAACAAAGCATTTTATTGGCTTTCCATGTACACACCGTCAGTGGAAAGCAGACTCTCACTGCAAATATGTTCACGGATACTCGAGATCATTTTACTTCGAATTTAAGTCTACAGAACTTACAAAAGAAGGATGGGTCGTTGACTTTGGTGGACTTAAAGAAATTAAGAAGTGGCTAGATTATATGTTTGACCATACTTTTCTAGCCTCATCAGATGATCCATTCCTTGAAACATTTAAACAACTAGATAAGGATGGTGTCATTCAATTGAGAGTTCTCCCGAATGCAGGAATGGAGGGAACAGCTCAATACGTTTACGATGAGGTAAACCCAATGATTAAGAAACTAACTCATAATAGGGCCTGGATCTCAAGACTAGAAGTCAGAGAGAATGAGAAGAACTCGGCAATTCTCATACCAAAAGATTAATTCAATTTAGAGATAAGAATTCAAAAAGAAGTTAGGGTTTAGCATTAAATTGTCAAAAGACTCAAAGTCTTTCACAACTCTAACTTCTTTAATATTTTTAAATTTTGGAAACTCTAACTCACTTCCGCCACCGAGTATCACAGTTATTTTAATATCGAGATACTTATCTAACTCTTTTAGATATGAAATCATACTCTTTCCATAATCCCACTTATCAGATGAGACAACTCCCATAACTATCGTCTCAATCTTTAGGGCATTCGTGGCCTCGCCTAAGCACTGAGCAGGGTGAGAAGCTCCAAGGTAGCTAGTTGAAACCCTATTGCTTCTACAGAGGATATCGGCAATTAGAATTGAGAGTTCATGTAAGTTACCATCAGGTGTCGCCAAAATGACCTTACTATCAGAGTCCGTAAAATTAGGAAGATTGATTTGTGCAATCTGATCTCTAATAAGAGTTGAGATGATATGCTCCTGTGTAACTGAGAAATCATCTCTGGCAACTTTCATTCCTATCTCTTGCATAACAGGTAAGACTACTTTAAAGATGAAATCCTTTGAGCTTGTGTTCAATCGCAAGTGTTGTAATTCGGCCAATACTCCATCGATTTTATAATCCTGTAAGTTTGCAAAGAGATTCTTTACGGAGGCACTCACAAAGTCCTCACACTCTACCACTATCTCCTTAGTGGACTGAACCATCTCTTTAAGCTCATCTAGCGTAAGCGGAGATAGCTTTGAAATAGACACACCTTTGGACAAGAGAGAGCCTATGAGTTTGGCCCTTTCCAAATCCAAGCGAGAGTAAACCCTTTGACCATTAGAGGCGCGGTCAGGGCTAAACACCTGATATCTTGTTTCCCAAGTCCTTATTGAGTGAACTTTTACACCACAGGCCTTTGATATTACTGATATTCCGATATTTTCTTTCATAATTACAACTTTCTTCACATTTTGGTTGATTATTTATTGTATAGTATAATACATAAACAAAAGCTAATCAACCAAGGAGATATATCTTGAAAATTCTTATTACTGGAGCCACAGGGCTTGTCGGAAAGAGATTACTTGAGAAGTTATTTTTAAGTGGGTTTGATGACGTTAGAATTTTAAGCACTAATAAGAATAGGGCCCAGAACTCTATCCCCTTTCCGGTTGAAGTCTTTGAGTGGTCACCGCTAGAAAATAAAATTTCAGATGCTGCTCTTGAAAATATAGATATCGTCTTTCACCTCGCAGGCGAAAGTGTTGCTGATGGAAGATGGAGTAAGCAAAGAAAAGAGAGAATTCTAAACTCAAGAGTTAATGGAACAAGACTCTTATTAGATAGTATCCAAAAATCAAATAGCACTCCACAAAAGTTCATCACTGCCTCGGCAGTAGGAATCTATGGACAAGATTTGAGTGATAAAGTTATCACTGAAGAGTCTCCACTAGATGATGATTTCTTAGCCGACGTGTGTAGAAGGTGGGAAAGCACTTTATTTGAACGAGATATTGAAGGTATGAAGGTTCACTCTCTAAGAACAGGTATCGTTCTTAGTAATCAAGGAGGAGCTCTACAAAAAATGCTCCCTCCCTTTAAAATGGGTGCAGGTGGAATACTTGGAAGTGGAAAGCAATACATGAGCTGGATACATATTGATGACCTCGTTGATGCATATATATTTCTAATGAAGAATGACTGCAAAGAGAAGGCCTATAATGGCGTCTCACCTACACCTCTAACAAATTATAATTTTACTAAAGTACTTGGTGCGGCCCTAAAGAGACCAACTATTTTTCCAGTGCCTGCCTTTGTATTAAAAAGTATTTTTGGTGAAATGTCAGATATTCTTCTGAAAGGACAAAGAGTTATACCAAAAGCATTAGAGGCAGAGGGCTTTGAGTTTAAATATGAGAAACTAGGTGACGCCCTAGATGACATACTCAAATATGAAGTGAGCGGAGAAGTTCTCTTTAAAAGATACCAGTGGGTCGAATCATCAAAAGATAAAGTTTTTGATTTCTTTAAAGAGGCCAAGAATCTAGAAAAAATAACTCCAGAATACCTAAACTTCAAAATACTTCATATGAATACAGATAATATTCAAGCAGGCTCACTAATTGATTACAAGTTACAAGTTCACGGCATCCCAATGAAGTGGAAGACTAAAATAAGTGAATATGAAGAAGGTAAATACTTTATAGATGAGCAGCTTAAGGGGCCATACTCAAAATGGGTACATAGACATGAGTTTATTCCTCACAAAAATGGAACGCTTATTTCAGACAAGGTAGTTTACAAGATCCCACTAGGAATACTTGGTAAATTAGCTGCAGGATGGTTCGTTAAAAAAGATGTAAACAATATTTTCAACTATCGAAATAAAGCAATTAATAATTTTATTTAATTTATGGAGAATGAAGAATGAAGACACTTCTTATCACGCTACTGTTAGTTTCATGTTCTACCTCAAGCGCAAGACACCTCCCACTAGATACAGTGAATTATGTGGATTTAAGCAAGTACCTTGGAAAATGGTATGAAATTGCAAGGTATGAACAGAAATTCCAAAAAGATTGTACAGCCGTTACGGCAAATTATAGCCTAAAAGAGAATGGAGAAATTGAAGTTATCAACTCATGTCGAAAGTTCACTCCAACAGGAGAACTTAAAACAGCGAAGGCTCGAGCATGGATCACAGACGATGAAACAAATGCAAAACTGAAAGTTCAGTTCTTTTTAAGAAGTATTCGTATACCTTTATTTGCAGGTGATTACTGGATACTAGAGTTAGATGATGATTATCAATATGCAATTATAGGAGACCCTTCAAGGAAATATCTTTGGTTTTTAAGTAGAACCGAGAAAATAGATAGTGATCTTTATGAATATCTAATCAAGCGAGCTGAAGAAATGAGCTTTGATACGAGTAAGCTCATAAAGACAATACACTAATCTTTAAAAAGGATTATTATGGAAGCGAACCAAAAGCCTAAAATTGCAATTAGCTCATGTCTACTTGGCAACTTGGTACGATATGATAAGAACCATTGCAAGGATAATTGGATTGTAAACGAACTCTCAAAATACGTTGAACTAGTCCCTATTTGTCCAGAAATGAGAATGGGACTAGGTGTCCCAAGAGAGGAAATACATCTCTATCATAGACCTGGAGAAAAAGATAAGGTTAGACTAAAAAAGAAATTTGATGGACAAGACCTAACAAGGTTGGCTGAAGAAACCTACGCAATGATGAACGAAGATATTCGAGAAGTTGAATATGATGGAATGATACTTACTAAGAAGTCACCATCCTGTGGAATTGATAGAGTTAAAACGATTGAAGAAGGTAGGCCTGATAAAGTTACTTGGTCAACAGGTCTATTCGCTAAAAATATTTTAGAAAATTTTCCAAGCCTTCCTATTATTGATAGCGGCAGACTTTTAAATAAAGATTTAAGAGAAAACTTTCTAAAGTCAGTCTTCGCTCATTTTAGATTTAAACAAGTTGAAAAAAATCTTTCAAGCTTCCAAGACTTTCATAAAAGATATAAGTATATTCTAATGGATCATTCTCCTAGTTCTTTAAAATCACTTGGGCAGATTGTTGCAAATGCATCCCTAGAAACAATTGATAGAGACTTCAATAAGTACTACAAGTTATTTTTTAAAACAATGAGTACGCCTTCGACTTCTCAAAAGAGATGCAACACTCTTCAACACTTCATGGGTTATTTCAAAAAGCATATTGATACAGATGAGAAAAGAGAAATACTTATACTTTTAGAAGATCTTAGAAAGGATATTATTAAATACTCCGTAATCTTAAAGTACTTTGATCTACTTACTAAGAAGTATAAAGTTAACTACTTAGATATTCAGTACTACTTCTCCCCCTACCCTAAGGAATTAAAACTTTTAAAGGATATATGAAAAAGAATAAAGATAAAGTTAGTATTTTTTGGTTTAGAAGAGATCTGAGAGTTGAGGACAATATAGGCTTATATCATGCCCTGAATAGTTCTTTTCCAGTACTTCCAATATTTATATTCGATAAGAATATTTTAAATAAGCTAGAAAGAGATGATTCGAGAGTAAGCTTTATTCACGAATGCCTTCAAAACCTTAGCGAAAAGTTTAGAAAATATGATGGAGACCTACTCACTTTCTACAATTCCCCCAAAAATGCTTGGAAAGAAATTTTTGAATCCTTTGATGTTCAAGAAGTCTATACAAATGAAGACTATGAACCCTACGCTCTAAGTAGAGATAAGTCCATTGAAGACTATTTAACAAGGAAAGGTATAAAGTTTCAATCCTACAAGGATCAGTGTATTTTTTCAAAATTTGATATTCTAAAAAAAGATGGAACTCCCTATACGGTATATACACCCTATAAGAATAAGTGGCTTGAAACCTTGCAGCCAAGTGATCTAGCAAGTATCAAATCAGAAAAGAACCTAAGTAAAATATATAAATTTAAATCAGAAATTCATTCTCTAATGAGTCTTGGTTTTACAAAGAGTCATATCTCTTTTCCTAAAAGAATTATTAAAAAGAAAATAATAACGAATTATCACGAAACCAGAGATCTTCCATCTATAAACGGAACATCTTTACTAGGCGTACACTTGAGATTTGGGACTATTGGTCCAAGAAAGCTTGCTTCAATTGCCTATCATACAAATAAAACGTGGTTAAATGAACTAATCTGGAGAGAATTCTTTTCTCAAATACTCTTTCACTTCCCACATGTAGTGAACGCTCCTTTTAGAGAGAAGTATGAATCTATAGAGTGGAGAAATAACAAGGAAGAATTCAAACTATGGTGTGAAGGCAGAACAGGATTTCCCTTAGTAGATGCTGGAATGAGAGAGCTTAATCAAACGGGTCATATGCACAATCGAGTAAGAATGTTAGTGGCAAGTTTTCTAGTTAAAGACTTGCTCATTGACTGGAGATGGGGAGAGAAGTACTTTGCAAAAAAACTTCTCGATTTCGATTTGGCCTCAAATAATGGTAATTGGCAATGGGCTGCTGGAACGGGATGTGATGCTGCCCCCTACTTTAGAATTTTTAATCCAACAACTCAGATAAAGAAATTTGACCCTGACTTAATATACGTAAAAAAGTGGGTACCTGAATATGGAAGCGATAATTACACTGAAGAGATAGTTGACCATAAAGAAGCTTACCATAGAGCAATATTCACATATAACAAGGCCCTTAAATAAATGAAAGATACTGGACTAATAAATATAACTGAAGAGGATTTTATAAATTATGAAGAGAGAAAAAGAGCGCGCCTTATAAATTCATTGTCAGGATTTAAATCTGCAAACCTCTTGGGCACTATCTCTTCAGATAAGAAAACAAATCTAAGTATTGTCAGCTCTACTTTTCACCTAGGTGCTTCCCCTGCTTTAATGGGGATAATAATTAGACCCGATATTTCCCCGAGACATACACTAGAAAATATTAGATCAGAGAAATTCTTTACTTTAAATCATGTTAATGAACATATCTATAAGAAGGCCCATCAAACAAGCGCTAGATATCCTAGAGAAACGTCAGAGTTTGATTCATGTAACTTAACAGAAGAATATCTAGAAGAATTCCACGCCCCTTTTGTTAAGGAATCAAATATAAAAGTGGCCTTAAAGCTCATCAGAGAAATTAAAATTGAAGAAAATGGGACACACTTTTTGATTTCAAGCGTGAAAAGTATTTGGGCACCAAAGTCAGCTCTTAGTGAGGATGGTCATATCAATATTGAAAATGCCGGGAGTATTTGTGTAAGTGGCCTAGATAGCTACCACTCAACATCTATCATTGAAAGACTCCCCTATGCCAAACCCTAGGTGACTGGAATTACATTCTTAACAATTGGAGGGCCGTATACTTCAAAGACAGCTCTTGTAGAAATTTCAATACGACCTAAACCTATCAAGAATGATGTTAAAAATTAAGGACTTATATTATTTACCGGAGTCCTTAATTGATAAAACTTTTAATACCAGCACTCATTCTATCCTCAGTCGTCCAAGCAAGTGAGTGCAAACTTGTTGATAATAACTCAATTGAGCCCAATACTATTCTAGGAAAGAAGTTAAGTGTATTTTGGAGCAATGAATACACTGGAGCAGATCTAGTAAAAAAAGAACTTCGAACTATTAACTGGAAGAAGCGAGTAAAGGTCTCTGTCTACGATAGTGGTTTTGAAAAAGATTTTATAAATCTAAATGAAGATACTCTCGTAGAAGCAAGTTATATGAGAAGAAATAGACGTCTTACTGCTCATCACGGAACAAGTGTTACGAATATAATTAATGGCAATGAAAGCTACGGTGTTAGTGAGCTCGTTGATTACCTTGGTCTAAGGAATGTTAAATTCGCCTCAACTTATAACCAAGAGTTTAGACGCTATGAAGAATTGGATACGTATCCAAAGATAATCTCAAACTCCTATGGATGGAGCAATACTAAGTCTATTCAAGAACTCTCATTCAAGGCAAAAGAGAGAGATATTCTCTGGTTCTTGGCCGCAGGGAATGATCACCCTAATAAAATATCAAATATAGAACAAGACTCTGGTGCCATTCTCATAGGCTCTTACGCCCCTAGTGGCCTACAGTCCTCATTTTCACAAGTATCGAATAAAGTCGTGACTCTTGCTGGAGGAGATGACTATCAAGCATCAATTGATGGGAAGGGAGTACATACTAATTTTGGAGGTACTAGTGGAGCGACACCTTTAGTTGCGGCTAGCATTGCAAATATAGCTGCCCTCATACCAAATATAACCTATGAACAAGTTGTAGAACTCATTAGAGCAACAAATCTAACGAGCTTTGAACAAAATAATCGACTACAATTCAAGCCTGGTTTATTTAATGCTTATAAAGCATTTCATGTTGCTAAGAAAATAGCTAAGAAATGTCATTATCATATTGATTCTAACGATACACTCTGTGTAACAAGTGAACTTAAGAATAGAGAAAATTTTAACTTTGCCCACCTTATTGATGAAGCACCTTTGGCCACAACAATTCTTTCTAAAGATTTAAGCTGTGAGAATAGAAAGCAAGATTTAGAGATCCTAAGAGGTCACGCTCTTTTAATAGATTCACCAATTCTTTGGGAAAGATTAGAGTCCGTTTACACTAATCTCTCTTATACAAAGAATGCTGAATTTTACGGGAACCTCAAAACGAGATTTGAACTCACTAGAATACAGATTAGACAGATGGAAATTGCAGCGATTAACGCATTAAAAGAAGAGAAGTTCTTTGAATCCTATTTTAGATACCAAGGTTTTTATACAGAGAAGTACCAGCTTGAATTAGTTGAGTTACTTATTGGTGAAAATAATTACAGCAAGTACTGGATCGCTCACTACTTATCTGAAATGAAAAAATCTCTTACAGAAGATGTTATAAGTAAACTTAAGTCCTCACTTGAAGATCGCTCAAGTGAGGTTAAAGAATATATTAGAAAGATTTTAGAATAGATTATGCCGCTCTATGATGGTGAGACTCTCCGTACTCACCTGCATACTTAGTATCCACTCCCATAATATGACTGATAAGCCAATTCTTTAAGAAGGCCACAAGTTTTTGCTTATCAACACTTCCATTTTTAATATCTACTTCATGACTTCTTAATACACCAAGTAGATTATCATGAATTTTCTTATGAGCATCGTA
Proteins encoded in this window:
- a CDS encoding MerR family transcriptional regulator, with protein sequence MKENIGISVISKACGVKVHSIRTWETRYQVFSPDRASNGQRVYSRLDLERAKLIGSLLSKGVSISKLSPLTLDELKEMVQSTKEIVVECEDFVSASVKNLFANLQDYKIDGVLAELQHLRLNTSSKDFIFKVVLPVMQEIGMKVARDDFSVTQEHIISTLIRDQIAQINLPNFTDSDSKVILATPDGNLHELSILIADILCRSNRVSTSYLGASHPAQCLGEATNALKIETIVMGVVSSDKWDYGKSMISYLKELDKYLDIKITVILGGGSELEFPKFKNIKEVRVVKDFESFDNLMLNPNFFLNSYL
- a CDS encoding lipoyl(octanoyl) transferase LipB, with product MLLNESELSTYSLSLSNIHQRDENTFIVIKDIWNYESALRFQEEMVQRVYKNKSLRVFIFCNHPHCLTLGRGLQRRTKADEVLVDFDESLRKEMTIPLYDVKRGGGITFHYPGQLVFYPILSLERHKKKVMDFLNEVLREVKAALESLYQIDKLECEKDLLGLWREESKLASIGLCSHKFITYHGLALNLYEDDLMRKVLGTIYPCGLRGETYMGLSQVMKVESDLFYEITQYLISKSSLLGRLEISLD
- a CDS encoding TIGR01777 family oxidoreductase, with the protein product MKILITGATGLVGKRLLEKLFLSGFDDVRILSTNKNRAQNSIPFPVEVFEWSPLENKISDAALENIDIVFHLAGESVADGRWSKQRKERILNSRVNGTRLLLDSIQKSNSTPQKFITASAVGIYGQDLSDKVITEESPLDDDFLADVCRRWESTLFERDIEGMKVHSLRTGIVLSNQGGALQKMLPPFKMGAGGILGSGKQYMSWIHIDDLVDAYIFLMKNDCKEKAYNGVSPTPLTNYNFTKVLGAALKRPTIFPVPAFVLKSIFGEMSDILLKGQRVIPKALEAEGFEFKYEKLGDALDDILKYEVSGEVLFKRYQWVESSKDKVFDFFKEAKNLEKITPEYLNFKILHMNTDNIQAGSLIDYKLQVHGIPMKWKTKISEYEEGKYFIDEQLKGPYSKWVHRHEFIPHKNGTLISDKVVYKIPLGILGKLAAGWFVKKDVNNIFNYRNKAINNFI
- the lipA gene encoding lipoyl synthase, yielding MQDYDYEQQRKKIREKREKAQELLRAKKKSTPEKKPDWFKIKLPGGDNYTELKKNLRDNKIWTVCEEASCPNLTECWAAKTATMMILGGTCTRACRFCHVDTGNPKGVINQEEIANAANMAKVMALNYLVITSVDRDDLPDFGASHFANVVESVRENHPKTLVEVLVPDFNAVEEHMDTLAKSNPFVIAQNVETVKRLTHVVRDRRAGYEQSLNCLKYYKDNYPHISTKTSLMVGLGETMEELIECMDDLRSVNCDIITFGQYLRPTQRHLAVERYYTPAEFEELKNIAYEKGFKFVASGPLVRSSYKAADYLKHLREQGHEI
- a CDS encoding 6-pyruvoyl trahydropterin synthase family protein: MSDFISTKHFIGFPCTHRQWKADSHCKYVHGYSRSFYFEFKSTELTKEGWVVDFGGLKEIKKWLDYMFDHTFLASSDDPFLETFKQLDKDGVIQLRVLPNAGMEGTAQYVYDEVNPMIKKLTHNRAWISRLEVRENEKNSAILIPKD
- a CDS encoding lipocalin family protein, yielding MKTLLITLLLVSCSTSSARHLPLDTVNYVDLSKYLGKWYEIARYEQKFQKDCTAVTANYSLKENGEIEVINSCRKFTPTGELKTAKARAWITDDETNAKLKVQFFLRSIRIPLFAGDYWILELDDDYQYAIIGDPSRKYLWFLSRTEKIDSDLYEYLIKRAEEMSFDTSKLIKTIH
- the yidD gene encoding membrane protein insertion efficiency factor YidD translates to MRKLLIFIIKIYQVAISPLFGSKCRFHPTCSHYTQEALATLPLYKAFYLSSKRILKCHPFHRGGYDPVPKN
- a CDS encoding D-alanyl-D-alanine carboxypeptidase/D-alanyl-D-alanine-endopeptidase, which translates into the protein MIQFLKISIASIICSITIAKPIDFKLNKDELVSISFNPISKGSAFNLSETQAITPASTLKLLSMIYALNTLGESFTFKTKFFYSGEIKNNTLIGDLYIVGDGDPYFNHPSLINLAMALKKLRVEKVEGNLYYDNTLFAQADSISTMGLGDQTYNPSLGALNSEFNRLSLWTRASEVESIIPGLPVKITKAQQGFFPTQNFRSSESSNESWFLKKGAKLKIREDLPVRDAGMWSAHLLNFHLNTLGIKVKSIQSKKAPSKNLTLITSLESLPLWNLVSLTMEYSNNLMAEAITLRACAHRNVSPITIKNCANDYIKSLGLPKDLKIFNASGLSVDNEISAKILSELLKNHFLKAWKNHTFLSLLSYSGQSGWIRNRLASPDYNLRVYAKTGSLDFVNNIAGYIRTKSGLWYSFSVLHTQDKKRNAISQLNRKNYKVLKDQTDSWRRSSLDRVDQLLENFIDNN
- the nth gene encoding endonuclease III — protein: MKTKKERAAYIDERLEELFPETPVPLDHVNPFTLLIAVLLSAQCTDERVNKVTPALFEKATCPEDMVKLTVDEIEAIVKPCGLAPRKAKAIHRLSEILIEKHGGEVPDNFEDLEELPGVGHKTAGVVLAQSFGIPAFPVDTHIHRLAQQWGLTSGKNVVETEKDLKRCFPKDRWNKLHLQIIFFGRKYCAARQCDGLQCELCQTCFPDRKRARKYKKA